A single window of Rana temporaria chromosome 1, aRanTem1.1, whole genome shotgun sequence DNA harbors:
- the LOC120913708 gene encoding voltage-dependent calcium channel beta subunit-associated regulatory protein isoform X1, whose protein sequence is MSYGLDGEPSRCQIMSNESPPWENITDSSTAAPAAPSHDGYVLLLVLLSIFIGGTLLLLIGVLILCRRCCDSHLRLSRPSDDAEKTNTSYVDESQPTHDITIRIEDAESLSASGLRDAESEKFLCTASSGRRVSFNEGALCGQEKRERERGRRYTLTEGDFHYLKNARLTLPPLPSLPPTALHILTIHESEGGESSSSGGASETHHTSPSKSNISIYQPPRSPPAPLTRLSLSLTSALPGDAYNSVADTSFMGTPTHSPHSSRQSPGKARFDHSSHLPPGGASSDVGTTRSHGAVLHFFSRLRRHASLEGASPYLKIKKWKLGSVQRASSLDTRGSPKRHQFQRQRAASESAERDDIIQYIAHTQESAFASTQGSYIPHGTPSHSLGRLDHGEDGSLADVGSTEQGHLPPQCDIWSLRASLELCASDQSSSNNDRDSVRSDAESVSSLSGLPNLPSQDLPDVRPGKGTEPESGSRKLLQMDSGYASIEAPCRLPEESASPHRDKTASEKRLFFTHGGRKGTVFESLEGRLYEQGAAGGEEETWFPHHTQAISPQDARRDYSIDEKTDALFNEFLRHDPQYDDSPVRIKHRSRAHLRKQWQRTKQYSDPGIRFPPALDRHRASPLRRGDSTSYLPDTRYHSTLPRIASTTDEEGADSCPLSPASLTPEDKIQAIEEEPYEHGPAPEEPRPPTENPDQDYGYGPQTTELLDKIGAGLEERLYPIVQRTARSPERLCTVAHISPDHSPV, encoded by the exons GTGTCAGATCATGAGCAATGAGTCACCTCCATGGGAGAATATAACGGATAGCTCCACG GCTGCTCCGGCTGCACCCAGTCACGATGGGTACGTCTTGCTCTTGGTCCTTCTGTCTATCTTCATCGGAGGAACACTGCTCTTACTTATCGGGGTCCTGATCCTTTGTAGACGCTGTTGTGATTCACATCTCAGGCTGTCCAG acctagCGATGATGCAGAGAAAACAAATACTTCCTATGTAGACGAGTCACAGCCAACACATG ATATCACCATCCGAATAGAAGATGCAGAATCGCTGTCCGCCTCAGGTCTTCGCGATGCAGAGTCTGAAAAGTTTTTGTGTACCGCATCCAGTGGTCGTCGCGTTTCATTCAATGAAGGAGCCTTATGTGGGCAAGAAAAAAGAGAACGTGAACGGGGAAGAAG GTACACTTTGACTGAAGGAGATTTTCACTATCTGAAGAATGCACGGCTGACTCTCCCTCCGCTTCCCTCCCTACCGCCAACTGCTTTGCACATTCTGACCATACATGAAAGCGAAGGCGGGGAAAGTAGCAGCAGTGGAGGAGCATCTGAAACACATCACACTTCTCCCAGCAAGTCCAACATCTCTATATATCAG CCTCCTCGCAGTCCTCCTGCTCCACTAACTCGACTGTCGCTCAGTTTAACATCTGCGCTTCCTGGAGATGCATACAACTCTGTGGCAGATACAAGCTTTATGGGAACTCCAACCCATAGTCCTCACTCTTCAAGACAAAGCCCAGGCAAAGCTAGG TTTGACCACAGCAGTCATCTCCCTCCGGGTGGTGCCAGCTCTGATGTGGGTACCACCCGAAGTCATGGTGCAGTACTCCATTTCTTCAGCCGTCTACGGCGTCATGCAAGCTTGGAAGGAGCAAGCCCCTACCTAAAAATCAAGAAATGGAAACTGGGCAGTGTGCAGAGAGCAAGCAGCTTAGACACCAGAG GTTCGCCAAAACGGCATCAGTTCCAGCGCCAGCGAGCAGCCAGTGAAAGTGCGGAGCGTGATGACATTATACAGTACATAGCACATACCCAAGAGTCCGCTTTTGCTTCAACTCAAGGATCTTACATACCACATGGAACACCATCACACTCTCTCGGCAG ATTAGATCATGGGGAAGATGGATCGTTGGCTGATGTGGGAAGCACAGAACAGGGCCATCTCCCTCCCCAGTGTGACATTTGGAGCCTACGTGCATCATTAGAGCTTTGCGCCTCAGATCAAAGTAGTAGCAACAATGACCGGGACTCTGTTCGTAGTGATGCAGAAAGTGTGAGCTCCCTAAGTGGACTTCCTAACCTACCCTCCCAGGATCTGCCAGATGTTAGGCCTGGGAAGGGAACAGAACCAGAGTCTGGATCCCGAAAGCTCCTTCAGATGGACAGTGGCTATGCTTCTATTGAAGCCCCTTGCCGGCTACCAGAAGAATCAGCCAGCCCTCATAGGGACAAGACTGCTTCAGAAAAGCGCCTCTTTTTCACTCATGGTGGACGTAAAGGGACAGTATTTGAAAGTCTGGAGGGGCGTTTATACGAACAAGGTGCTGCAGGTGGAGAGGAAGAAACATGGTTTCCCCATCACACTCAAGCAATCAGTCCACAAGATGCTCGACGAGACTATAGCATTGATGAAAAGACAGATGCACTGTTTAATGAGTTCCTTAGGCATGATCCACAGTATGATGATTCTCCTGTGCGCATAAAGCATCGATCACGAGCACATTTGCGTAAACAATGGCAGAGGACAAAACAGTACAGTGATCCAGGCATCCGTTTCCCCCCTGCTTTAGACAGGCACCGTGCTTCCCCATTACGCAGAGGAGACAGCACTAGCTACCTTCCTGACACACGTTATCACAGTACATTACCACGTATTGCAAGCACTACAGATGAGGAAGGAGCAGACAGCTGTCCACTTAGCCCAGCTTCATTAACACCTGAAGACAAAATTCAGGCCATTGAAGAAGAACCATATGAACATGGGCCTGCTCCTGAGGAGCCCAGACCTCCAACAGAGAACCCAGATCAAGACTATGGTTATGGCCCTCAAACAACAGAGCTGCTGGATAAGATTGGAGCAGGGCTGGAGGAAAGATTGTATCCAATTGTGCAGAGGACAGCACGCAGCCCTGAGAGGCTCTGCACAGTGGCACATATCTCACCCGATCACAGTCCTGTGTAG
- the LOC120913708 gene encoding voltage-dependent calcium channel beta subunit-associated regulatory protein isoform X2 yields the protein MSNESPPWENITDSSTAAPAAPSHDGYVLLLVLLSIFIGGTLLLLIGVLILCRRCCDSHLRLSRPSDDAEKTNTSYVDESQPTHDITIRIEDAESLSASGLRDAESEKFLCTASSGRRVSFNEGALCGQEKRERERGRRYTLTEGDFHYLKNARLTLPPLPSLPPTALHILTIHESEGGESSSSGGASETHHTSPSKSNISIYQPPRSPPAPLTRLSLSLTSALPGDAYNSVADTSFMGTPTHSPHSSRQSPGKARFDHSSHLPPGGASSDVGTTRSHGAVLHFFSRLRRHASLEGASPYLKIKKWKLGSVQRASSLDTRGSPKRHQFQRQRAASESAERDDIIQYIAHTQESAFASTQGSYIPHGTPSHSLGRLDHGEDGSLADVGSTEQGHLPPQCDIWSLRASLELCASDQSSSNNDRDSVRSDAESVSSLSGLPNLPSQDLPDVRPGKGTEPESGSRKLLQMDSGYASIEAPCRLPEESASPHRDKTASEKRLFFTHGGRKGTVFESLEGRLYEQGAAGGEEETWFPHHTQAISPQDARRDYSIDEKTDALFNEFLRHDPQYDDSPVRIKHRSRAHLRKQWQRTKQYSDPGIRFPPALDRHRASPLRRGDSTSYLPDTRYHSTLPRIASTTDEEGADSCPLSPASLTPEDKIQAIEEEPYEHGPAPEEPRPPTENPDQDYGYGPQTTELLDKIGAGLEERLYPIVQRTARSPERLCTVAHISPDHSPV from the exons ATGAGCAATGAGTCACCTCCATGGGAGAATATAACGGATAGCTCCACG GCTGCTCCGGCTGCACCCAGTCACGATGGGTACGTCTTGCTCTTGGTCCTTCTGTCTATCTTCATCGGAGGAACACTGCTCTTACTTATCGGGGTCCTGATCCTTTGTAGACGCTGTTGTGATTCACATCTCAGGCTGTCCAG acctagCGATGATGCAGAGAAAACAAATACTTCCTATGTAGACGAGTCACAGCCAACACATG ATATCACCATCCGAATAGAAGATGCAGAATCGCTGTCCGCCTCAGGTCTTCGCGATGCAGAGTCTGAAAAGTTTTTGTGTACCGCATCCAGTGGTCGTCGCGTTTCATTCAATGAAGGAGCCTTATGTGGGCAAGAAAAAAGAGAACGTGAACGGGGAAGAAG GTACACTTTGACTGAAGGAGATTTTCACTATCTGAAGAATGCACGGCTGACTCTCCCTCCGCTTCCCTCCCTACCGCCAACTGCTTTGCACATTCTGACCATACATGAAAGCGAAGGCGGGGAAAGTAGCAGCAGTGGAGGAGCATCTGAAACACATCACACTTCTCCCAGCAAGTCCAACATCTCTATATATCAG CCTCCTCGCAGTCCTCCTGCTCCACTAACTCGACTGTCGCTCAGTTTAACATCTGCGCTTCCTGGAGATGCATACAACTCTGTGGCAGATACAAGCTTTATGGGAACTCCAACCCATAGTCCTCACTCTTCAAGACAAAGCCCAGGCAAAGCTAGG TTTGACCACAGCAGTCATCTCCCTCCGGGTGGTGCCAGCTCTGATGTGGGTACCACCCGAAGTCATGGTGCAGTACTCCATTTCTTCAGCCGTCTACGGCGTCATGCAAGCTTGGAAGGAGCAAGCCCCTACCTAAAAATCAAGAAATGGAAACTGGGCAGTGTGCAGAGAGCAAGCAGCTTAGACACCAGAG GTTCGCCAAAACGGCATCAGTTCCAGCGCCAGCGAGCAGCCAGTGAAAGTGCGGAGCGTGATGACATTATACAGTACATAGCACATACCCAAGAGTCCGCTTTTGCTTCAACTCAAGGATCTTACATACCACATGGAACACCATCACACTCTCTCGGCAG ATTAGATCATGGGGAAGATGGATCGTTGGCTGATGTGGGAAGCACAGAACAGGGCCATCTCCCTCCCCAGTGTGACATTTGGAGCCTACGTGCATCATTAGAGCTTTGCGCCTCAGATCAAAGTAGTAGCAACAATGACCGGGACTCTGTTCGTAGTGATGCAGAAAGTGTGAGCTCCCTAAGTGGACTTCCTAACCTACCCTCCCAGGATCTGCCAGATGTTAGGCCTGGGAAGGGAACAGAACCAGAGTCTGGATCCCGAAAGCTCCTTCAGATGGACAGTGGCTATGCTTCTATTGAAGCCCCTTGCCGGCTACCAGAAGAATCAGCCAGCCCTCATAGGGACAAGACTGCTTCAGAAAAGCGCCTCTTTTTCACTCATGGTGGACGTAAAGGGACAGTATTTGAAAGTCTGGAGGGGCGTTTATACGAACAAGGTGCTGCAGGTGGAGAGGAAGAAACATGGTTTCCCCATCACACTCAAGCAATCAGTCCACAAGATGCTCGACGAGACTATAGCATTGATGAAAAGACAGATGCACTGTTTAATGAGTTCCTTAGGCATGATCCACAGTATGATGATTCTCCTGTGCGCATAAAGCATCGATCACGAGCACATTTGCGTAAACAATGGCAGAGGACAAAACAGTACAGTGATCCAGGCATCCGTTTCCCCCCTGCTTTAGACAGGCACCGTGCTTCCCCATTACGCAGAGGAGACAGCACTAGCTACCTTCCTGACACACGTTATCACAGTACATTACCACGTATTGCAAGCACTACAGATGAGGAAGGAGCAGACAGCTGTCCACTTAGCCCAGCTTCATTAACACCTGAAGACAAAATTCAGGCCATTGAAGAAGAACCATATGAACATGGGCCTGCTCCTGAGGAGCCCAGACCTCCAACAGAGAACCCAGATCAAGACTATGGTTATGGCCCTCAAACAACAGAGCTGCTGGATAAGATTGGAGCAGGGCTGGAGGAAAGATTGTATCCAATTGTGCAGAGGACAGCACGCAGCCCTGAGAGGCTCTGCACAGTGGCACATATCTCACCCGATCACAGTCCTGTGTAG